Proteins encoded by one window of Brienomyrus brachyistius isolate T26 chromosome 1, BBRACH_0.4, whole genome shotgun sequence:
- the c2cd5 gene encoding C2 domain-containing protein 5 isoform X6: MPGKLKAKIVAGRHLPVMDRASDLTDAFVEVKFGNTTFKTDVCPKSLNPQWNSEWFKFEVDDEDLQDEPLQITVLDHDTYSANDAIGKVYIDIDPLLSCEAATVISGWFPIYDTIHGIRGEINVLVKVDLFNDLNRFRQSSCGVKFFCTTSIPKCYRVVMVHGFVEELVVNEDPEYQWIDRIRTPRASNEARQRLISLMSGELQRKIGLKVLEMGGNAVVGYLQCFDLEGESGLVVRAIGTACTLDKLSSLPTAVLPACNSPSREMKEPPFSEDPNPNIHSSGPSTPLKNQTYSFSPSKSYSRQSSSSDTDLSLTPKTGMGSGGSAGKDGGPLKTLLRQQTQSALEQREFPFFTLTCFPPGFLVHVGGVVSARSVKLLDRIHNPDEPETRDAWWEEIRQEIKSHAKALGCHAVVGYSESTSICEEVCILSASGTAAILNPKFMQEGCLDSYSEHRLEDPSPPSCGFCHIPYDELNMPFPAHLTYCYNCRRQKVPDVLFTSIDLPVEAAVMGKGSLIQARLCRLKKKAQGEVNATAISNLLPFMEYELHTQLMNKLKLRGMNALFGLRVQISVGENMLVGLASATGVYLTALPAPGGIQIAGKTPSDITYEQHISNMQKKINDTIAKNKDLYEIQPQEFIEEVIGSPIPESRQRSRLFRSHSESSDEVSELDLSHGKKDAFVLEIDDTDAVEDIHSLLTDAPMPSGFYSCNTEIMPGIYNWTSSLQMFTSVRVFRLNNINLTNQGLNKIFNDLCENLLKSLYFKLRSMVPCCLCRLNFAVAVPEEELIQVAVTAVAMTFDKEQTQENCKANMEKAVMKVISENEEQLQFPLELCTETPAPQPFSPSKGTGHQDGSGIHTSARATSVDYSSFADRCSTWIELIKLKAQAIRRGSIKTTASQERGSPLPEGCSRSLRCLRPFPSSTVSVVKMTPLSFLPGTRIIKYLGIINMFFIRETTSLREEGGVSGFLHCFIAEVFAMVRAHVAALGGNAVVSYSMKECVFMENPNKNQAQCLINVSGDAVIFVRESEADVASIPAQTSSMQNSSTAAEANA; the protein is encoded by the exons ATGCCTGGGAAGCTGAAGGCCAAAATTGTGGCAGGGCGCCACTTGCCTGTCATGGACAGGGCCAGCGATCTGACGGATGCTTTTGTTGAG GTGAAATTTGGGAATACTACTTTCAAAACTGACGTGTGCCCCAAGTCCCTGAACCCCCAGTGGAACTCTGAGTGGTTTAAATTTGAG GTGGATGATGAGGATTTACAGGACGAGCCGCTGCAGATCACTGTGTTGGACCATGACACCTACAGTGCCAATGATGCTATAGGCAAAGTCTATATTGACATAGATCCCCTCTTATCATGCGAAGCTGCtacagtcatctctggctggTTTCCCATCTATGACACGATTCATG GTATTCGTGGGGAGATCAATGTTCTTGTGAAGGTGGACCTCTTCAACGACTTAAATCGCTTCAGACAATCGTCCTGCGGAGTTAAATTCTTTTGCA CTACGTCCATCCCGAAATGTTACCGGGTGGTGATGGTGCATGGGTTTGTGGAGGAGCTGGTGGTGAACGAAGACCCAGAGTACCAGTGGATCGACCGCATTCGGACCCCTCGGGCGTCCAATGAAGCTCGCCAGAGGCTCATCTCGCTGATGTCTG GCGAGCTCCAGCGGAAGATTGGCCTGAAAGTGCTGGAGATGGGAGGCAACGCAGTGGTGGGCTACCTGCAGTGCTTTGATCTGGAGGGGGAGTCTGGCCTGGTAGTGCGAGCCATCGGGACGGCCTGCACACTGGATAAACTAAGTAGTCTCCCTACAGCTGTCCTACCTGCATGCAATTCCCCATCCAGAGAAATGAAAGA GCCTCCCTTCAGTGAAGACCCCAACCCCAATATTCATTCATCCGGACcctccaccccactgaaaaaccaAACCTATTCCTTTTCACCCTCCAAGTCCTACAGCCGACAATCTTCCTCTTCTGACACAGATTTGAGTTTGACACCTAAAACTG GAATGGGCAGCGGGGGCAGTGCTGGGAAGGACGGCGGTCCGCTGAAAACCCTGCTGAGGCAGCAGACGCAGTCGGCGCTGGAGCAGCGG gagtTCCCGTTTTTCACCCTCACCTGCTTCCCCCCTGGCTTCCTGGTCCACGTTGGGGGTGTGGTCAGCGCACGGTCAGTCAAGCTTCTGGATCGTATCCACAATCCCG ATGAGCCAGAGACCCGAGATGCCTGGTGGGAGGAGATCCGGCAGGAGATCAAGTCTCATGCAAAAGCGCTGGGCTGCCACGCCGTGGTGGGCTACAGCGAGTCCACCAGCATCTG CGAGGAGGTGTGCATCCTTTCTGCGTCGGGCACGGCAGCAATCCTCAACCCCAAGTTCATGCAGGAGGGCTGCCTGGACAGCTACAGCGAACACAG GTTGGAAGATCCGTCGCCCCCTAGCTGTGGCTTTTGTCACATTCCCTACGACGAGCTCAACATGCCCTTCCCAGCTCACCTCACGTACTGCTACAACTGTCGCCGGCAGAAGGTCCCGGATGTGCTCTTCACCAGCATAGACCTGCCGGTGGAGGCAGCGGTGATGGGCAAGGGCAGCTTGATCCAGGCCAG GCTGTGCCGGCTGAAGAAGAAGGCCCAAGGGGAGGTGAACGCCACTGCCATCAGCAACCTGCTGCCCTTCATGGAGTATGAGCTGCACACCCAGCTGATGAACAAGTTGAAGCTGCGCGGCATGAATGCCCTGTTCGGGCTGCGCGTGCAGATCAGCGTGGGCGAGAACATGCTGGTGGGGCTGGCG TCTGCCACAGGCGTGTACCTGACGGCCCTGCCCGCTCCGGGGGGCATCCAGATAGCGGGGAAGACGCCCAGCGACATCACCTACGAGCAGCATATCTCCAACATGCAGAAGAAGATCAACGACACCATCGCCAAAAACAAGGACCTCTACGAGATCCAACCCCAG GAGTTCATCGAGGAGGTGATTGGGTCGCCTATTCCAGAGTCCCGGCAGCGTTCCCGACTTTTCCGGTCACACTCAGAAAGCTCAGATGAGGTGTCGGAGCTTGACTTGTCACACGGAAAGAAGGATGCCTTTGTCCTTGAA ATTGACGACACAGACGCCGTGGAGGACATCCACTCCCTCCTCACCGACGCGCCTATGCCATCAG GCTTTTATAGCTGTAATACGGAGATTATGCCTGGGATTTACAACTGGACATCAAGTTTACAG ATGTTCACTTCGGTGCGCGTATTCCGGCTGAACAACATTAACCTGACCAACCAAGGACTTAACAAGATTTTTAATGACCTCTGTGAGAATCTGCTCAAG AGTCTGTACTTCAAGCTGCGCTCCATGGTTCCCTGCTGCCTTTGCCGTTTGAACTTCGCTGTGGCCGTACCAGAAGAGGAGCTCATTCAG GTGGCCGTCACTGCTGTTGCCATGACTTTTGACAAGGAGCAGACTCAAGAAAACTGCAAAGCAAATATGGAGAAGGCAGTAATGAAAG TGATAtcagagaatgaagagcagcttCAGTTCCCACTGGAACTGTGCACAGAGACTCCAGCTCCACAGCCCTTCTCCCCCAGCAAAGGCACAG GGCACCAAGATGGCAGTGGCATCCACACCTCCGCCAGAg CCACCTCAGTTGATTACAGTTCCTTTGCAGACAGATGCAGCACCTGGATAGAGCTCATTAAACTGAAAGCTCAGGCCATAAGACGTGGATCAATTAAGACAA cagccTCCCAGGAGAGAGGCAGCCCGCTACCAGAGGGGTGTTCGCGGTCCCTACGCTGTTTGCGCCCGTTCCCCAGCAGCACGGTCTCTGTTGTCAAAATGACCCCGCTTTCCTTCCTCCCGGGCACTCGAATCATCAAGTACCTGGGTATCATCAACATGTTCTTCATCCGGGAAACCACGTCACTGCGGGAG GAAGGGGGAGTCAGTGGGTTCCTGCACTGTTTTATTGCTGAGGTGTTTGCCATGGTGCGGGCGCATGTGGCAGCCCTGGGAGGGAACGCCGTGGTGTCCTACAGCATGAAGGAGTGTGTCTTCATGGAGAACCCCAACAAGAACCAG GCTCAGTGCCTTATCAACGTGAGCGGCGACGCTGTCATCTTTGTGCGGGAGTCGGAGGCGGATGTGGCATCTATTCCTGCTCAGACATCTAGCATGCAGAATTCGAGCACCGCTGCAGAAGCCAATGCATAG
- the c2cd5 gene encoding C2 domain-containing protein 5 isoform X8: MPGKLKAKIVAGRHLPVMDRASDLTDAFVEVKFGNTTFKTDVCPKSLNPQWNSEWFKFEVDDEDLQDEPLQITVLDHDTYSANDAIGKVYIDIDPLLSCEAATVISGWFPIYDTIHGIRGEINVLVKVDLFNDLNRFRQSSCGVKFFCTTSIPKCYRVVMVHGFVEELVVNEDPEYQWIDRIRTPRASNEARQRLISLMSGELQRKIGLKVLEMGGNAVVGYLQCFDLEGESGLVVRAIGTACTLDKLSSLPTAVLPACNSPSREMKESPVAQVPSHGCRSSHNSPVHSAATASARLSQGFSVSVPTLIFTGMGSGGSAGKDGGPLKTLLRQQTQSALEQREFPFFTLTCFPPGFLVHVGGVVSARSVKLLDRIHNPDEPETRDAWWEEIRQEIKSHAKALGCHAVVGYSESTSICEEVCILSASGTAAILNPKFMQEGCLDSYSEHRLEDPSPPSCGFCHIPYDELNMPFPAHLTYCYNCRRQKVPDVLFTSIDLPVEAAVMGKGSLIQARLCRLKKKAQGEVNATAISNLLPFMEYELHTQLMNKLKLRGMNALFGLRVQISVGENMLVGLASATGVYLTALPAPGGIQIAGKTPSDITYEQHISNMQKKINDTIAKNKDLYEIQPQEFIEEVIGSPIPESRQRSRLFRSHSESSDEVSELDLSHGKKDAFVLEIDDTDAVEDIHSLLTDAPMPSGFYSCNTEIMPGIYNWTSSLQMFTSVRVFRLNNINLTNQGLNKIFNDLCENLLKSLYFKLRSMVPCCLCRLNFAVAVPEEELIQVAVTAVAMTFDKEQTQENCKANMEKAVMKVISENEEQLQFPLELCTETPAPQPFSPSKGTGHQDGSGIHTSARATSVDYSSFADRCSTWIELIKLKAQAIRRGSIKTTASQERGSPLPEGCSRSLRCLRPFPSSTVSVVKMTPLSFLPGTRIIKYLGIINMFFIRETTSLREEGGVSGFLHCFIAEVFAMVRAHVAALGGNAVVSYSMKECVFMENPNKNQAQCLINVSGDAVIFVRESEADVASIPAQTSSMQNSSTAAEANA, from the exons ATGCCTGGGAAGCTGAAGGCCAAAATTGTGGCAGGGCGCCACTTGCCTGTCATGGACAGGGCCAGCGATCTGACGGATGCTTTTGTTGAG GTGAAATTTGGGAATACTACTTTCAAAACTGACGTGTGCCCCAAGTCCCTGAACCCCCAGTGGAACTCTGAGTGGTTTAAATTTGAG GTGGATGATGAGGATTTACAGGACGAGCCGCTGCAGATCACTGTGTTGGACCATGACACCTACAGTGCCAATGATGCTATAGGCAAAGTCTATATTGACATAGATCCCCTCTTATCATGCGAAGCTGCtacagtcatctctggctggTTTCCCATCTATGACACGATTCATG GTATTCGTGGGGAGATCAATGTTCTTGTGAAGGTGGACCTCTTCAACGACTTAAATCGCTTCAGACAATCGTCCTGCGGAGTTAAATTCTTTTGCA CTACGTCCATCCCGAAATGTTACCGGGTGGTGATGGTGCATGGGTTTGTGGAGGAGCTGGTGGTGAACGAAGACCCAGAGTACCAGTGGATCGACCGCATTCGGACCCCTCGGGCGTCCAATGAAGCTCGCCAGAGGCTCATCTCGCTGATGTCTG GCGAGCTCCAGCGGAAGATTGGCCTGAAAGTGCTGGAGATGGGAGGCAACGCAGTGGTGGGCTACCTGCAGTGCTTTGATCTGGAGGGGGAGTCTGGCCTGGTAGTGCGAGCCATCGGGACGGCCTGCACACTGGATAAACTAAGTAGTCTCCCTACAGCTGTCCTACCTGCATGCAATTCCCCATCCAGAGAAATGAAAGA GTCCCCGGTGGCCCAGGTGCCCAGCCACGGATGCCGCTCGTCGCACAACAGCCCCGTTCACTCTGCCGCCACTGCCAGCGCGCGACTCTCTCAGGGCTTCTCTGTGTCTGTTCCTACCCTCATCTTCACTG GAATGGGCAGCGGGGGCAGTGCTGGGAAGGACGGCGGTCCGCTGAAAACCCTGCTGAGGCAGCAGACGCAGTCGGCGCTGGAGCAGCGG gagtTCCCGTTTTTCACCCTCACCTGCTTCCCCCCTGGCTTCCTGGTCCACGTTGGGGGTGTGGTCAGCGCACGGTCAGTCAAGCTTCTGGATCGTATCCACAATCCCG ATGAGCCAGAGACCCGAGATGCCTGGTGGGAGGAGATCCGGCAGGAGATCAAGTCTCATGCAAAAGCGCTGGGCTGCCACGCCGTGGTGGGCTACAGCGAGTCCACCAGCATCTG CGAGGAGGTGTGCATCCTTTCTGCGTCGGGCACGGCAGCAATCCTCAACCCCAAGTTCATGCAGGAGGGCTGCCTGGACAGCTACAGCGAACACAG GTTGGAAGATCCGTCGCCCCCTAGCTGTGGCTTTTGTCACATTCCCTACGACGAGCTCAACATGCCCTTCCCAGCTCACCTCACGTACTGCTACAACTGTCGCCGGCAGAAGGTCCCGGATGTGCTCTTCACCAGCATAGACCTGCCGGTGGAGGCAGCGGTGATGGGCAAGGGCAGCTTGATCCAGGCCAG GCTGTGCCGGCTGAAGAAGAAGGCCCAAGGGGAGGTGAACGCCACTGCCATCAGCAACCTGCTGCCCTTCATGGAGTATGAGCTGCACACCCAGCTGATGAACAAGTTGAAGCTGCGCGGCATGAATGCCCTGTTCGGGCTGCGCGTGCAGATCAGCGTGGGCGAGAACATGCTGGTGGGGCTGGCG TCTGCCACAGGCGTGTACCTGACGGCCCTGCCCGCTCCGGGGGGCATCCAGATAGCGGGGAAGACGCCCAGCGACATCACCTACGAGCAGCATATCTCCAACATGCAGAAGAAGATCAACGACACCATCGCCAAAAACAAGGACCTCTACGAGATCCAACCCCAG GAGTTCATCGAGGAGGTGATTGGGTCGCCTATTCCAGAGTCCCGGCAGCGTTCCCGACTTTTCCGGTCACACTCAGAAAGCTCAGATGAGGTGTCGGAGCTTGACTTGTCACACGGAAAGAAGGATGCCTTTGTCCTTGAA ATTGACGACACAGACGCCGTGGAGGACATCCACTCCCTCCTCACCGACGCGCCTATGCCATCAG GCTTTTATAGCTGTAATACGGAGATTATGCCTGGGATTTACAACTGGACATCAAGTTTACAG ATGTTCACTTCGGTGCGCGTATTCCGGCTGAACAACATTAACCTGACCAACCAAGGACTTAACAAGATTTTTAATGACCTCTGTGAGAATCTGCTCAAG AGTCTGTACTTCAAGCTGCGCTCCATGGTTCCCTGCTGCCTTTGCCGTTTGAACTTCGCTGTGGCCGTACCAGAAGAGGAGCTCATTCAG GTGGCCGTCACTGCTGTTGCCATGACTTTTGACAAGGAGCAGACTCAAGAAAACTGCAAAGCAAATATGGAGAAGGCAGTAATGAAAG TGATAtcagagaatgaagagcagcttCAGTTCCCACTGGAACTGTGCACAGAGACTCCAGCTCCACAGCCCTTCTCCCCCAGCAAAGGCACAG GGCACCAAGATGGCAGTGGCATCCACACCTCCGCCAGAg CCACCTCAGTTGATTACAGTTCCTTTGCAGACAGATGCAGCACCTGGATAGAGCTCATTAAACTGAAAGCTCAGGCCATAAGACGTGGATCAATTAAGACAA cagccTCCCAGGAGAGAGGCAGCCCGCTACCAGAGGGGTGTTCGCGGTCCCTACGCTGTTTGCGCCCGTTCCCCAGCAGCACGGTCTCTGTTGTCAAAATGACCCCGCTTTCCTTCCTCCCGGGCACTCGAATCATCAAGTACCTGGGTATCATCAACATGTTCTTCATCCGGGAAACCACGTCACTGCGGGAG GAAGGGGGAGTCAGTGGGTTCCTGCACTGTTTTATTGCTGAGGTGTTTGCCATGGTGCGGGCGCATGTGGCAGCCCTGGGAGGGAACGCCGTGGTGTCCTACAGCATGAAGGAGTGTGTCTTCATGGAGAACCCCAACAAGAACCAG GCTCAGTGCCTTATCAACGTGAGCGGCGACGCTGTCATCTTTGTGCGGGAGTCGGAGGCGGATGTGGCATCTATTCCTGCTCAGACATCTAGCATGCAGAATTCGAGCACCGCTGCAGAAGCCAATGCATAG
- the c2cd5 gene encoding C2 domain-containing protein 5 isoform X5 translates to MPGKLKAKIVAGRHLPVMDRASDLTDAFVEVKFGNTTFKTDVCPKSLNPQWNSEWFKFEVDDEDLQDEPLQITVLDHDTYSANDAIGKVYIDIDPLLSCEAATVISGWFPIYDTIHGIRGEINVLVKVDLFNDLNRFRQSSCGVKFFCTTSIPKCYRVVMVHGFVEELVVNEDPEYQWIDRIRTPRASNEARQRLISLMSGELQRKIGLKVLEMGGNAVVGYLQCFDLEGESGLVVRAIGTACTLDKLSSLPTAVLPACNSPSREMKEPPFSEDPNPNIHSSGPSTPLKNQTYSFSPSKSYSRQSSSSDTDLSLTPKTGMGSGGSAGKDGGPLKTLLRQQTQSALEQREFPFFTLTCFPPGFLVHVGGVVSARSVKLLDRIHNPDEPETRDAWWEEIRQEIKSHAKALGCHAVVGYSESTSICEEVCILSASGTAAILNPKFMQEGCLDSYSEHSRLEDPSPPSCGFCHIPYDELNMPFPAHLTYCYNCRRQKVPDVLFTSIDLPVEAAVMGKGSLIQARLCRLKKKAQGEVNATAISNLLPFMEYELHTQLMNKLKLRGMNALFGLRVQISVGENMLVGLASATGVYLTALPAPGGIQIAGKTPSDITYEQHISNMQKKINDTIAKNKDLYEIQPQEFIEEVIGSPIPESRQRSRLFRSHSESSDEVSELDLSHGKKDAFVLEIDDTDAVEDIHSLLTDAPMPSGFYSCNTEIMPGIYNWTSSLQMFTSVRVFRLNNINLTNQGLNKIFNDLCENLLKSLYFKLRSMVPCCLCRLNFAVAVPEEELIQVAVTAVAMTFDKEQTQENCKANMEKAVMKVISENEEQLQFPLELCTETPAPQPFSPSKGTGHQDGSGIHTSARATSVDYSSFADRCSTWIELIKLKAQAIRRGSIKTTASQERGSPLPEGCSRSLRCLRPFPSSTVSVVKMTPLSFLPGTRIIKYLGIINMFFIRETTSLREEGGVSGFLHCFIAEVFAMVRAHVAALGGNAVVSYSMKECVFMENPNKNQAQCLINVSGDAVIFVRESEADVASIPAQTSSMQNSSTAAEANA, encoded by the exons ATGCCTGGGAAGCTGAAGGCCAAAATTGTGGCAGGGCGCCACTTGCCTGTCATGGACAGGGCCAGCGATCTGACGGATGCTTTTGTTGAG GTGAAATTTGGGAATACTACTTTCAAAACTGACGTGTGCCCCAAGTCCCTGAACCCCCAGTGGAACTCTGAGTGGTTTAAATTTGAG GTGGATGATGAGGATTTACAGGACGAGCCGCTGCAGATCACTGTGTTGGACCATGACACCTACAGTGCCAATGATGCTATAGGCAAAGTCTATATTGACATAGATCCCCTCTTATCATGCGAAGCTGCtacagtcatctctggctggTTTCCCATCTATGACACGATTCATG GTATTCGTGGGGAGATCAATGTTCTTGTGAAGGTGGACCTCTTCAACGACTTAAATCGCTTCAGACAATCGTCCTGCGGAGTTAAATTCTTTTGCA CTACGTCCATCCCGAAATGTTACCGGGTGGTGATGGTGCATGGGTTTGTGGAGGAGCTGGTGGTGAACGAAGACCCAGAGTACCAGTGGATCGACCGCATTCGGACCCCTCGGGCGTCCAATGAAGCTCGCCAGAGGCTCATCTCGCTGATGTCTG GCGAGCTCCAGCGGAAGATTGGCCTGAAAGTGCTGGAGATGGGAGGCAACGCAGTGGTGGGCTACCTGCAGTGCTTTGATCTGGAGGGGGAGTCTGGCCTGGTAGTGCGAGCCATCGGGACGGCCTGCACACTGGATAAACTAAGTAGTCTCCCTACAGCTGTCCTACCTGCATGCAATTCCCCATCCAGAGAAATGAAAGA GCCTCCCTTCAGTGAAGACCCCAACCCCAATATTCATTCATCCGGACcctccaccccactgaaaaaccaAACCTATTCCTTTTCACCCTCCAAGTCCTACAGCCGACAATCTTCCTCTTCTGACACAGATTTGAGTTTGACACCTAAAACTG GAATGGGCAGCGGGGGCAGTGCTGGGAAGGACGGCGGTCCGCTGAAAACCCTGCTGAGGCAGCAGACGCAGTCGGCGCTGGAGCAGCGG gagtTCCCGTTTTTCACCCTCACCTGCTTCCCCCCTGGCTTCCTGGTCCACGTTGGGGGTGTGGTCAGCGCACGGTCAGTCAAGCTTCTGGATCGTATCCACAATCCCG ATGAGCCAGAGACCCGAGATGCCTGGTGGGAGGAGATCCGGCAGGAGATCAAGTCTCATGCAAAAGCGCTGGGCTGCCACGCCGTGGTGGGCTACAGCGAGTCCACCAGCATCTG CGAGGAGGTGTGCATCCTTTCTGCGTCGGGCACGGCAGCAATCCTCAACCCCAAGTTCATGCAGGAGGGCTGCCTGGACAGCTACAGCGAACACAG CAGGTTGGAAGATCCGTCGCCCCCTAGCTGTGGCTTTTGTCACATTCCCTACGACGAGCTCAACATGCCCTTCCCAGCTCACCTCACGTACTGCTACAACTGTCGCCGGCAGAAGGTCCCGGATGTGCTCTTCACCAGCATAGACCTGCCGGTGGAGGCAGCGGTGATGGGCAAGGGCAGCTTGATCCAGGCCAG GCTGTGCCGGCTGAAGAAGAAGGCCCAAGGGGAGGTGAACGCCACTGCCATCAGCAACCTGCTGCCCTTCATGGAGTATGAGCTGCACACCCAGCTGATGAACAAGTTGAAGCTGCGCGGCATGAATGCCCTGTTCGGGCTGCGCGTGCAGATCAGCGTGGGCGAGAACATGCTGGTGGGGCTGGCG TCTGCCACAGGCGTGTACCTGACGGCCCTGCCCGCTCCGGGGGGCATCCAGATAGCGGGGAAGACGCCCAGCGACATCACCTACGAGCAGCATATCTCCAACATGCAGAAGAAGATCAACGACACCATCGCCAAAAACAAGGACCTCTACGAGATCCAACCCCAG GAGTTCATCGAGGAGGTGATTGGGTCGCCTATTCCAGAGTCCCGGCAGCGTTCCCGACTTTTCCGGTCACACTCAGAAAGCTCAGATGAGGTGTCGGAGCTTGACTTGTCACACGGAAAGAAGGATGCCTTTGTCCTTGAA ATTGACGACACAGACGCCGTGGAGGACATCCACTCCCTCCTCACCGACGCGCCTATGCCATCAG GCTTTTATAGCTGTAATACGGAGATTATGCCTGGGATTTACAACTGGACATCAAGTTTACAG ATGTTCACTTCGGTGCGCGTATTCCGGCTGAACAACATTAACCTGACCAACCAAGGACTTAACAAGATTTTTAATGACCTCTGTGAGAATCTGCTCAAG AGTCTGTACTTCAAGCTGCGCTCCATGGTTCCCTGCTGCCTTTGCCGTTTGAACTTCGCTGTGGCCGTACCAGAAGAGGAGCTCATTCAG GTGGCCGTCACTGCTGTTGCCATGACTTTTGACAAGGAGCAGACTCAAGAAAACTGCAAAGCAAATATGGAGAAGGCAGTAATGAAAG TGATAtcagagaatgaagagcagcttCAGTTCCCACTGGAACTGTGCACAGAGACTCCAGCTCCACAGCCCTTCTCCCCCAGCAAAGGCACAG GGCACCAAGATGGCAGTGGCATCCACACCTCCGCCAGAg CCACCTCAGTTGATTACAGTTCCTTTGCAGACAGATGCAGCACCTGGATAGAGCTCATTAAACTGAAAGCTCAGGCCATAAGACGTGGATCAATTAAGACAA cagccTCCCAGGAGAGAGGCAGCCCGCTACCAGAGGGGTGTTCGCGGTCCCTACGCTGTTTGCGCCCGTTCCCCAGCAGCACGGTCTCTGTTGTCAAAATGACCCCGCTTTCCTTCCTCCCGGGCACTCGAATCATCAAGTACCTGGGTATCATCAACATGTTCTTCATCCGGGAAACCACGTCACTGCGGGAG GAAGGGGGAGTCAGTGGGTTCCTGCACTGTTTTATTGCTGAGGTGTTTGCCATGGTGCGGGCGCATGTGGCAGCCCTGGGAGGGAACGCCGTGGTGTCCTACAGCATGAAGGAGTGTGTCTTCATGGAGAACCCCAACAAGAACCAG GCTCAGTGCCTTATCAACGTGAGCGGCGACGCTGTCATCTTTGTGCGGGAGTCGGAGGCGGATGTGGCATCTATTCCTGCTCAGACATCTAGCATGCAGAATTCGAGCACCGCTGCAGAAGCCAATGCATAG